The proteins below are encoded in one region of Penicillium psychrofluorescens genome assembly, chromosome: 4:
- a CDS encoding uncharacterized protein (ID:PFLUO_006242-T1.cds;~source:funannotate): MNSPDGNTHKRKRDGSDSLGPDPQRLNRSSHGSNGSMPGENQPNFGHSSLNYEHSSDLNIDQQILQHVGPQNGMSDDNALTANAKAALAAHTPQHKYPPPPDAPFDANNLTSGLSFDEMNQTPMGGGHNHNSTAAAVYAAREAQSMNQKPNVGSPEWHQVRKNNHKEVERRRREAINEGINQIARLVPNCDKNKGAILQRAIEYICQLQEEKKSMDERFEQHSLTANHAITEISTSNSKLKAEVGRRNAIAMKWLSRCREAGLDFDDYEDAKVLETLEMD, translated from the exons ATGAATAGCCCCGATGGAAACACTCACAAGCGCAAGCGCGACGGCTCTGACAGCCTCGGCCCAGACCCTCAGCGTCTGAACCGCTCCTCCCACGGCAGTAATGGCAGCATGCCTGGCGAGAACCAGCCCAACTTTGGCCATAGCTCCCTGAACTACGAGCACAGCTCGGACCTGAACATTGACCAGCAGATCCTTCAGCATGTTGGTCCTCAGAATGGCATGTCGGATGACAATGCCCTGACTGCGAATGCCAaagcggcgctggcggcACACACTCCGCAACACAAGTACCCGCCGCCCCCGGATGCCCCGTTTGATGCCAACAACCTCACCTCTGGCCTGTCGTTCGATGAAATGAACCAGACCCCCATGGGAGGTGGCCACAACCACAACTCTACCGCTGCTGCGGTGTATGCTGCCCGTGAGGCTCAGAGCATGAACCAGAAGCCGAATGTCGGCTCGCCCGAGTGGCACCAGGTCCGCAAGAACAACCACAAGGAAG TTGAGCGCCGACGTCGTGAGGCCATCAATGAAGGGATCAACCAGATTGCCCGTCTTGTGCCGAACTGCGACAAGAACAAAGGTGCCATTCTGCAGCGTGCCATCGAGTACATCTGCCAACtgcaggaagagaagaaaagcatGGACGAGCGGTTTGAGCAGCACAGCCTGACGGCCAACCACGCCATCACCGAGATCAGCACCTCCAACTCGAAGCTCAAGGCCGAGGTCGGTCGTCGCAATGCCATTGCCATGAAGTGGCTGTCGCGCTGCCGCGAGGCCGGCTTGGACTTTGATGACTACGAGGATGCCAAGGTGCTCGAGACGCTGGAGATGGACTAG